The following are encoded in a window of Flavobacteriales bacterium genomic DNA:
- a CDS encoding hydroxyacid dehydrogenase, with product MKVLIVDSIHTAFQDLMQEAGFTCDDKSHLSKEEIIKIIPEYDGLIIRSKLKLTFDILSDTDHLKFICRAGSGMENIDVDFAEAKGIRCFSAPEGNKDAVGEHCIGLLLTLFNNILRADAEVRNAIWKRVENRGIEIGGKTIGIIGYGNAGSALAKKLSGFDCKILAHDKYKSRFSNDYVTESSLEELFAECDIVSFHLPLTEETHHYADDTFFSQFIKPIYLINASRGYNVKTSDLVLNLKSGRILGACLDVLELESTSFEKLTSEDMGDDFNYLKNASNVVLSPHVAGWTHESHRKLSEILAQKVLKEFSALEEY from the coding sequence TTGAAAGTCTTAATTGTAGATAGTATCCATACAGCTTTTCAAGATCTAATGCAAGAAGCAGGGTTTACATGTGACGATAAATCACATTTATCCAAAGAAGAAATCATCAAAATTATTCCTGAATACGATGGTCTAATAATTAGAAGTAAACTAAAACTAACTTTCGATATTTTATCTGATACAGATCACCTTAAGTTTATTTGCAGAGCTGGTTCGGGGATGGAAAACATTGATGTTGACTTTGCCGAAGCAAAAGGGATTAGATGCTTTAGTGCTCCTGAAGGGAATAAAGATGCTGTGGGAGAACATTGTATTGGCCTTCTTTTAACACTTTTCAATAATATATTAAGAGCGGATGCGGAAGTGAGAAATGCCATCTGGAAGAGGGTAGAAAATAGAGGTATAGAAATAGGTGGAAAAACTATTGGCATTATTGGTTACGGAAATGCTGGAAGTGCATTGGCTAAGAAATTATCGGGATTCGATTGTAAAATACTAGCTCACGACAAATACAAATCTAGATTCTCAAATGATTATGTAACAGAATCTAGTTTGGAAGAATTATTTGCGGAATGCGATATCGTAAGTTTCCATCTCCCACTTACAGAAGAAACGCATCATTATGCGGATGATACATTCTTCTCTCAGTTTATAAAACCTATATACCTTATTAATGCATCTCGAGGTTATAATGTAAAAACTTCCGATCTCGTATTAAACTTAAAATCAGGGAGAATTCTCGGTGCTTGCCTTGATGTGCTAGAATTAGAAAGCACCTCTTTCGAAAAATTAACTAGCGAGGATATGGGAGATGATTTTAACTATTTAAAAAATGCATCTAACGTTGTATTATCACCTCACGTGGCTGGCTGGACACATGAATCTCATCGAAAACTATCGGAGATACTTGCGCAAAAGGTGCTAAAAGAATTTTCAGCATTAGAAGAGTATTAA
- a CDS encoding DMT family transporter → MSLIDLEKKSWQWVLLIFLSFIWGSSFILMKRGLEVYSFEQVAALRIGISSLCLLPFFFQNLKSLNRGNWSFILLVAVLGNLIPSFLFTKAQTQLSSSLTGMLNALVPFFTILIGYIFKIKVPENQLIGVLIGFIGACLIIGSNGFGVADSQLSYTLYIIAATICYAISINTTKYKLAEVGSMAIMSLGMVMIGPFIIGFIFTTDFVEVTINNPGANRALAYIVALSILGTVIAVILYYMLIKKTSAIFAASVTYMIPLVAIFWGVLDGESINTIQFVGTGVVFLGVYTISTKKKESAKTD, encoded by the coding sequence ATGAGTTTGATTGATCTAGAAAAGAAATCTTGGCAGTGGGTACTCCTCATTTTCTTATCCTTTATTTGGGGTAGTTCTTTTATTCTAATGAAAAGGGGACTAGAAGTTTATTCTTTCGAGCAGGTTGCTGCCTTACGGATCGGTATATCAAGTTTGTGTTTACTGCCGTTTTTCTTTCAAAATTTGAAAAGTTTGAATAGAGGTAATTGGTCCTTTATCCTTTTAGTAGCGGTACTTGGAAACTTAATTCCTTCCTTCCTTTTTACAAAGGCTCAAACACAATTATCTAGCTCTTTAACTGGAATGCTTAATGCATTGGTTCCTTTTTTTACTATTCTAATAGGCTATATTTTCAAGATTAAAGTCCCTGAAAATCAACTTATAGGTGTCTTGATTGGCTTTATTGGTGCTTGTTTAATTATTGGTTCTAATGGTTTTGGCGTGGCAGATTCTCAATTGTCGTACACTTTATATATTATCGCCGCAACGATATGTTATGCTATAAGCATTAATACCACCAAGTATAAGTTAGCAGAAGTTGGATCGATGGCGATTATGTCGTTAGGGATGGTTATGATCGGGCCTTTTATTATTGGTTTTATTTTTACTACCGACTTTGTCGAGGTGACGATTAATAACCCTGGCGCTAATCGTGCGCTTGCATATATAGTTGCTCTCTCCATTTTAGGAACGGTAATAGCGGTAATTCTATATTATATGTTGATTAAAAAAACGTCTGCAATATTTGCTGCGAGTGTTACATATATGATCCCTCTGGTAGCTATTTTTTGGGGTGTATTAGATGGAGAGTCAATAAACACTATACAATTTGTGGGAACCGGGGTAGTTTTCTTAGGGGTTTATACAATAAGTACAAAGAAGAAAGAAAGCGCGAAGACCGATTAA
- a CDS encoding aspartate kinase: protein MKVFKFGGASVKDADAVRTVSEIVKNYSDGNVIVVVSAMGKTTNALEDITNAYFNKTGDANSLLDSLKGYHQEILGELFTDKNSTVYGKVNNLFVEIDWQLSEEANREYAYIYDQIVSMGEMFSTTILSEYMNENGVVNDWRDVRDFIKTDATYREGKVDFELSQVAVNKILKPRYEGESNKVSITQGFLGVTDENCTTTLGREGSDYTGAILANLMEAESLTIWKDVPGMLNADPRYFDDTIQMHHISYKEAIELSYYGASIIHPNTMKPLQNKSIPLLIRSFISPVEIGTRIDDNTDDDAKVSSFIFKMNQILISVSTKDLAFVLEEHMSNILNIFAKNFVRVNMMQTSALKFQACINYDVHKIPLLLEDLKKEYDVREYQDLELVTIRHFDQSTIDRVQEGKEVMVRQMNTKTSTTRMLMYNKK, encoded by the coding sequence GTTCGGAGGTGCATCGGTTAAAGATGCGGATGCAGTAAGAACAGTTTCTGAGATCGTTAAGAATTATTCTGATGGAAACGTAATTGTGGTAGTCTCTGCAATGGGTAAAACAACAAATGCATTGGAGGATATAACGAATGCTTATTTTAATAAAACGGGTGACGCTAACTCATTGTTAGATAGCTTAAAGGGTTATCATCAGGAAATATTAGGAGAGCTTTTTACCGACAAGAATAGTACTGTTTACGGAAAAGTAAATAACCTTTTTGTGGAGATCGATTGGCAATTGAGCGAAGAAGCTAATAGAGAGTATGCTTATATATATGATCAAATAGTATCGATGGGAGAGATGTTCTCAACGACTATTTTAAGTGAGTATATGAATGAAAACGGAGTAGTTAATGATTGGAGGGATGTTAGAGATTTTATCAAAACGGATGCTACTTATAGAGAGGGTAAAGTTGACTTCGAATTATCTCAAGTTGCGGTTAATAAAATTCTAAAACCTAGGTATGAAGGAGAAAGTAATAAAGTCAGTATTACACAAGGATTTTTAGGTGTTACAGACGAGAATTGTACTACTACTTTAGGCCGTGAAGGTTCTGATTATACTGGTGCAATTTTAGCCAACCTAATGGAAGCGGAGTCTTTAACAATTTGGAAAGATGTTCCTGGAATGCTGAACGCCGATCCTAGATATTTCGACGATACTATTCAAATGCATCATATCTCGTATAAAGAAGCGATCGAACTTTCTTATTATGGAGCAAGTATTATTCATCCAAATACAATGAAGCCCTTGCAGAACAAGAGTATTCCTTTATTGATCAGATCGTTTATTTCGCCAGTTGAAATAGGAACAAGGATAGATGATAATACAGACGACGATGCCAAAGTTTCTTCTTTTATATTTAAGATGAATCAGATTTTAATTTCTGTTTCAACAAAAGATTTAGCTTTTGTACTTGAAGAGCACATGAGTAATATCCTGAATATTTTTGCGAAAAACTTTGTGCGTGTTAATATGATGCAGACGTCGGCATTAAAATTCCAAGCTTGTATTAATTATGACGTTCACAAGATTCCGTTATTACTTGAAGACTTGAAAAAGGAATATGATGTGAGAGAGTACCAGGATTTAGAACTTGTTACTATTCGTCATTTTGATCAATCAACTATTGATAGAGTTCAAGAGGGAAAAGAAGTAATGGTGAGGCAAATGAATACAAAGACAAGTACTACACGTATGTTGATGTACAATAAGAAATAA